The Dissulfurirhabdus thermomarina DNA window GCCGCCGGGGCCGGTCGCTGCTGCTACTACGAGGTCCGGCCGGGCAACCCCTCGGGCCTCCGGGTCCACCGCCGGGCCGAGTGGTGTGCCCCCGCCCCGGTTCCCGACGGCGGCCTCCCGGACGCCGAGGACCTCTTCGGGCGCGATCCCTTCCGCCGGTGGCTCGGGCGGCTGGCGGCGGGGGAGGTGATCAACCGTGCGGCCGCCGACCTCCCCCCCGCCGAGGCCGATACCCTTGCGGCCCTGGGCATGGAGGCCGTGCTGTTGCTCCCGGTCCTGGTGCGGGGCCGGCTGGCGGCCTTTCTCGGCTTCGGGCGGACCGGCGCCGGGGCCTGGAGCGATGCCGAGGTGGACCTCCTCTTCGCCGGGGCCTACGCCTTGGCCCTGGCCCTCGAGCGGGAGGAGTCGGCCCGGTCCCTCCTCCTCCACCGGCAGATGTTCGAGGCCTCCCCCGACCAGATCTCCCTCCTCGACGTGGAGGGGCGCTACCTCCTCGCCAACGACGCCTACGGGCGGGCGGTGGGATGGGACGCCGGCGCCCTCGCCGGCCGCTCCATCCGGGAGGTCTTCGCCCCGGGGGACTACGAGGCCAAGATCCAGCCGAGGCTCCGGCTGGTCCTCCAGTCCGGGCAGGCCGTCACCTACGAGGACTGGTTCGACTTCCCGGCGGCGGGGCGCCGCTACATGGCGCGGACCTACTTCCCCCTCCGGCGGGGCGACGAGGTCATCGGCATCGGCATCATCGGCCGCGACCTCACCGAGCTCGAGGAGGAAGAACACGTGGTCCGGCGCAGCCGCGATCTGCGCCGCATGTACGCGGCCGTGGAGCAGCTCCCCGTCATGGTCATCATGACGGACACCGCCGGGCAGATCGAGTACGTCAACCCCGCCTTCGAGCGGATCACGGGGTTCACCCGGGCCGAGGCCATCGGGCAGAACCCCCGGATCCTGAAGAGCGGCCGCCACGACGAGGCCTTCTACCGCGACCTGTGGGGCACCATAACGGCCGGCCGGGTCTGGGAGGGGCGTCTCGTCAACAGGGCCAAGGACGGGCGCCTCTTCACCGAGAACGCGGTGATCGCCCCGGTCAAGGCGGGCGACGGGGCCATCCTCGGCTACATCGCCGTCAAGGACGACATCACGGAGCGGATCGCCCTGGAGGAGGAGGTCCGCAACCGGCAGAAGCTGGACGCGGTGGCCACCCTGGCCGGCGGGCTCGCCCACGAGTTCAACAACATCCTGGCGGGCATCCAGGGGTACGTGGAGGCCCTGGAGCGGGAGCTGCCGCCCGATGGCGGGGCCCGCGGCGTGGCGGAGAAGATCCACCGGGCCATCGACCGGGCCTCCGGGCTCACCCGGCAGGTCCTCTCCATCAGCCGGCCCGGGGAACCGGACGTCCGCCCCGTCCAGCTCAATCGGCTCATGGAGGACGTGGCCGCCATGCTCCGGCAGACCTGTGACCGGCGGATCACCTTCACCCTCGACCTCGCCCCGGACCTGCCAC harbors:
- a CDS encoding PAS domain-containing hybrid sensor histidine kinase/response regulator, whose translation is MERFQRRGARALEKLKQAAFPPEDGGGPGPAIGSYIQAVARTATLLLESGDISAAAADVVRTLAGAAGAGRCCYYEVRPGNPSGLRVHRRAEWCAPAPVPDGGLPDAEDLFGRDPFRRWLGRLAAGEVINRAAADLPPAEADTLAALGMEAVLLLPVLVRGRLAAFLGFGRTGAGAWSDAEVDLLFAGAYALALALEREESARSLLLHRQMFEASPDQISLLDVEGRYLLANDAYGRAVGWDAGALAGRSIREVFAPGDYEAKIQPRLRLVLQSGQAVTYEDWFDFPAAGRRYMARTYFPLRRGDEVIGIGIIGRDLTELEEEEHVVRRSRDLRRMYAAVEQLPVMVIMTDTAGQIEYVNPAFERITGFTRAEAIGQNPRILKSGRHDEAFYRDLWGTITAGRVWEGRLVNRAKDGRLFTENAVIAPVKAGDGAILGYIAVKDDITERIALEEEVRNRQKLDAVATLAGGLAHEFNNILAGIQGYVEALERELPPDGGARGVAEKIHRAIDRASGLTRQVLSISRPGEPDVRPVQLNRLMEDVAAMLRQTCDRRITFTLDLAPDLPPVLGDPGQLHQVLLNLALNAVDALNGGGEVRFTSRHDGRGELTLEVRDNGAGMDKAVLERIFDPFFTTKPMGAGTGLGLTMTRRIVEAHYGRISVESRRGRGTTVRVVLPAASCPVGPEAGRADEEDAAGARPQPVRRKGGEAVKVLVVDDEEMLRDVLTEALGAFGYEVTAVESGPAALETLRRDPGGVDLAILDMNMPGWDGLETLTRLREVRPDLPAILATGYADDSRLEAFQAEGRVEILHKPFRFDRLDEVIRRFLGSLPG